From Cecembia calidifontis, one genomic window encodes:
- a CDS encoding DUF5777 family beta-barrel protein: MNKFLLFNLCLFGLSFGAQAQLERKLATESQEVELVFHAPRNINLLTVEPLDNNTLHFSIMHTFGPLEGGIQNLFGLDNGAVIQLSFEYAFSEKFSLGATRQSRDKVYNLYGRCHMLKQTQDNKMPLSLSFMGGAGVNTADYRFLQSENPSFSERSSFAFQVMAARKFSEKLSLQVSPLMAYFVDPNPIFLIEGDQNLYLALGLSGKYKISGKSSLTMQWIPNLNNDLRNNIGFGIDLEAGGHVFQMYFVTSQLLNEQYLLAGGNGAPGDQFRLGFNVNRVFATGKRKSSW, translated from the coding sequence ATGAACAAGTTTTTACTCTTCAACCTTTGCTTATTTGGGCTTTCTTTTGGCGCACAGGCTCAATTGGAAAGAAAATTAGCCACGGAATCCCAGGAAGTGGAGCTGGTTTTTCATGCTCCTAGAAATATCAATCTTTTGACCGTAGAACCGCTGGATAACAATACACTTCATTTTTCCATTATGCATACTTTTGGTCCCCTGGAGGGTGGCATCCAAAATCTTTTTGGTCTGGATAATGGGGCAGTAATCCAGTTGAGTTTTGAATATGCTTTTAGTGAGAAATTTTCACTGGGAGCAACCAGGCAAAGCAGAGACAAAGTGTATAACCTTTATGGTAGATGTCATATGCTCAAGCAGACCCAGGACAATAAAATGCCGCTTTCCTTGTCTTTTATGGGAGGAGCTGGGGTAAATACTGCCGATTACAGGTTTTTACAATCAGAGAATCCGAGTTTTAGTGAGCGAAGCAGTTTTGCCTTTCAGGTAATGGCTGCCAGGAAATTTTCTGAAAAACTGAGCCTGCAGGTTTCACCGTTGATGGCCTATTTTGTCGATCCCAATCCCATATTTTTAATTGAAGGTGATCAAAACCTTTACTTGGCCCTAGGCCTGAGCGGGAAGTATAAAATCAGCGGAAAAAGCTCCCTTACCATGCAATGGATACCTAATTTGAACAATGACTTAAGAAACAATATAGGTTTTGGAATTGATCTGGAAGCTGGCGGACATGTATTTCAAATGTATTTTGTAACCTCTCAGCTATTGAATGAGCAATACTTATTGGCCGGGGGAAATGGGGCCCCAGGTGATCAGTTTAGATTGGGTTTTAATGTAAACCGTGTATTCGCGACCGGAAAGAGAAAATCTTCTTGGTGA
- the pxpA gene encoding 5-oxoprolinase subunit PxpA, with translation MEKMNLDINCDLGEGLDNDALLMPLIQSCNIACGGHTGDEDSMVATLLLAKQFKVKPGAHPSYPDRENFGRKVIDISLKDLRESLSQQIRSFLNISLCIHHPMHHIKLHGALYNEAAKHPELAEMVTELIKSSFSNAILYCPPHSILEKMAREKGLAVMLEVFADRNYLQDYSLVPRSHPQAIITDPNLALAHVENMVIYKRIITLDGAAIPIQADTLCIHGDNPNAFEILKSLRKNLTF, from the coding sequence ATGGAAAAAATGAATTTGGATATCAATTGTGATTTAGGGGAAGGATTGGATAATGATGCCTTACTTATGCCCTTGATCCAAAGTTGTAACATTGCCTGCGGAGGCCACACGGGAGATGAAGACAGCATGGTGGCCACTCTTTTATTGGCTAAACAATTCAAAGTCAAACCAGGCGCTCATCCCTCCTATCCTGACCGGGAAAATTTTGGTAGAAAAGTAATAGACATATCATTGAAAGATCTCAGAGAAAGCCTTTCCCAGCAAATCAGAAGTTTTCTGAATATTTCCCTTTGCATTCATCATCCCATGCACCACATCAAACTGCACGGAGCCTTGTACAATGAGGCTGCAAAGCACCCTGAATTGGCTGAAATGGTTACGGAATTGATAAAATCTAGTTTCTCAAATGCCATTTTGTATTGTCCTCCTCATTCAATACTCGAAAAAATGGCCAGGGAAAAAGGATTAGCTGTCATGCTCGAAGTATTTGCAGACAGGAATTACCTTCAGGATTATAGCCTGGTTCCCCGTAGCCATCCCCAAGCTATAATCACCGATCCCAATTTGGCTTTGGCCCATGTTGAAAACATGGTCATTTACAAAAGGATAATAACCCTGGACGGCGCAGCAATCCCCATCCAGGCAGACACCCTGTGTATTCACGGTGACAACCCGAATGCCTTCGAAATCTTGAAAAGCCTAAGAAAAAACCTTACCTTTTAA
- a CDS encoding helix-turn-helix transcriptional regulator, with protein sequence MAKSNSIDQQKILRDFRLINLLRGNIGKPVHKLAESLDTDPRTIYRYFKLLEALGFEIEKKHSKFRIVDRVEHPEAFSFGTFNDEEIEFLNQVISKSGKKNLLKESILQKINIRSDFRQSVDQLFNAKLGISVDLLSKAIKDENQVILHDYYSLSSDSVSDRLIEPVAFTTNFDFIYALEVESKEMKLFKIERIGEVLLTSKPFKYQSLHQPLEQGLFGFSGKSQFPVHLKLSKKAFQLMMEEYPDAKPFTYTKNRNQYFFEGKIPQLPGLARFILGLPGEIKVLEGEELKDYLKEQLKKLDSMF encoded by the coding sequence ATGGCAAAATCAAACAGCATAGATCAACAGAAAATTTTACGGGATTTCCGCTTGATCAACTTATTGAGAGGGAACATAGGCAAGCCCGTACATAAATTGGCAGAATCTTTAGACACGGATCCCAGGACAATTTACCGATATTTTAAATTATTGGAAGCATTGGGTTTTGAGATTGAAAAGAAGCATTCCAAATTTCGGATAGTGGACCGTGTAGAGCATCCTGAAGCTTTTTCATTCGGTACTTTCAATGATGAGGAGATTGAATTTTTGAACCAGGTCATCAGTAAATCGGGAAAAAAGAACTTATTAAAAGAATCCATCCTTCAAAAAATCAATATCCGCTCTGATTTTCGTCAAAGCGTGGACCAGCTGTTCAATGCCAAATTGGGTATTTCTGTAGACTTGCTTTCCAAGGCCATCAAGGATGAAAACCAGGTTATTTTACATGATTATTATTCTCTGAGCTCTGATTCTGTGTCAGACAGGTTGATCGAACCGGTGGCATTCACCACCAATTTTGATTTCATTTATGCCCTTGAAGTAGAAAGTAAGGAAATGAAGTTATTCAAAATCGAAAGGATAGGCGAGGTGCTATTAACATCTAAGCCCTTCAAATACCAATCCCTTCACCAGCCATTAGAACAGGGTTTATTCGGGTTTTCTGGCAAAAGCCAGTTTCCGGTCCATCTCAAATTAAGCAAAAAAGCTTTCCAATTGATGATGGAAGAATATCCTGATGCCAAGCCATTTACTTATACAAAAAATAGAAACCAATACTTTTTTGAGGGCAAAATTCCTCAGCTTCCGGGTTTGGCCAGATTCATTTTGGGACTTCCCGGAGAAATCAAGGTATTGGAAGGAGAGGAGTTGAAGGATTACCTCAAGGAACAATTGAAAAAGCTGGATAGTATGTTTTAA
- a CDS encoding M20/M25/M40 family metallo-hydrolase → MMNPKKKLTAFFLIWILGFSLVFAQEKLDLEMVYRIKSEGIGNSQIQELSFYLTDFLGPRLSGSTNLRNSRQWTAEKFQEWGLSNVRIDSYGDFGRGWNVKKSYIAMKAPYYAQIIGYPKAWTNGTNGLIEEEVMLLEINSEADFDLYKGKLKGKVVMTPANLESGPAFEPEARRLTDADLEERKNITIGGRTGRYTPEMLAQLRAQRALDQKLNEFLLAEGVGLRITGTRGNFGTVFHTRAGSFSTDKQPTVPELEIASEHYGRIYRLIKKGIPVKIEAEVDVEWLDDDYKGYNVLAEIPGTDRNLRSEIVMLGAHLDSWHAGTGGNDNAAGVAVMMEAIRILKALGVQPKRTIRIALWGEEEQGLYGSRGYVQKYVADRNTKEKKAEWDKISAYYNLDNGSGKIRGIYLEGNDMLVPIFEEWFKPFHEMGANTVTRRNTGSTDHVPFDAVGIPGFQFIQDPIDYGKGYHTNMDVYERMQFSDMTQAAVIIASMVYHTAQRDEKLPRKPWN, encoded by the coding sequence ATGATGAATCCAAAGAAAAAACTGACTGCTTTCTTTTTAATCTGGATCTTGGGCTTTTCCCTTGTCTTTGCGCAGGAAAAGTTGGATCTGGAAATGGTTTACCGGATCAAATCCGAAGGCATTGGAAATTCCCAAATTCAGGAACTTTCTTTTTATCTGACAGATTTCTTAGGTCCCAGACTTTCTGGTTCTACCAACCTGCGCAATTCAAGACAATGGACAGCTGAGAAATTCCAGGAATGGGGCTTAAGCAATGTCCGCATTGATTCCTACGGGGATTTTGGCAGGGGCTGGAATGTGAAAAAATCTTACATCGCCATGAAGGCACCTTACTATGCGCAGATCATTGGTTATCCAAAGGCTTGGACTAATGGCACCAATGGCTTAATTGAAGAAGAAGTTATGCTGTTGGAAATTAACTCAGAAGCAGATTTTGATCTTTACAAAGGAAAATTGAAGGGTAAAGTGGTCATGACACCTGCCAACTTGGAATCGGGCCCTGCTTTTGAACCGGAGGCAAGAAGACTGACCGATGCTGATTTGGAAGAAAGGAAGAATATTACCATCGGAGGAAGAACAGGAAGGTATACCCCTGAAATGTTGGCCCAATTACGCGCACAGCGAGCCCTTGACCAAAAACTCAACGAATTTTTATTGGCCGAAGGAGTTGGACTGAGAATTACCGGAACCAGAGGGAATTTTGGAACCGTCTTTCATACCAGAGCAGGTTCCTTTAGCACAGATAAGCAGCCAACCGTTCCTGAGTTGGAGATTGCCTCTGAGCACTACGGAAGGATTTATAGGTTGATCAAGAAAGGGATACCTGTAAAAATCGAAGCCGAAGTGGATGTGGAATGGTTGGATGATGATTATAAAGGGTACAATGTATTGGCTGAAATCCCCGGAACAGACAGAAACCTCCGTTCTGAAATTGTCATGTTGGGCGCACATTTGGACAGCTGGCATGCCGGTACAGGCGGCAATGACAATGCTGCAGGTGTAGCTGTCATGATGGAGGCTATCAGGATTTTAAAAGCATTGGGTGTTCAACCGAAAAGAACTATCCGCATTGCTTTATGGGGTGAAGAAGAACAAGGGCTATACGGTTCCAGAGGATATGTTCAGAAATATGTAGCAGACAGGAATACCAAAGAGAAAAAAGCTGAATGGGATAAGATTTCTGCCTATTATAATTTGGACAACGGTTCAGGAAAGATCCGTGGTATTTACCTGGAAGGAAATGATATGCTGGTTCCTATTTTCGAGGAGTGGTTCAAGCCTTTCCATGAAATGGGTGCGAATACGGTGACAAGAAGAAATACCGGATCTACTGACCATGTTCCCTTTGATGCGGTGGGAATACCTGGGTTCCAGTTTATTCAGGATCCAATTGATTATGGTAAAGGATACCATACCAATATGGATGTTTACGAAAGGATGCAGTTCTCAGACATGACCCAGGCCGCTGTGATTATAGCTTCCATGGTATACCATACGGCCCAAAGGGACGAAAAATTACCCAGAAAGCCTTGGAATTGA
- a CDS encoding DUF4301 family protein — protein sequence MNQELEKQITAQGMSLENVKEQLKNFREGFPFLPIVEAATIGNGIKVFSDTEIKYYQDTYPSKIAKKKIVKFVPASGAASRMFKDLFSFLEGDGDISKSAFVQKFIQQIDRFAFYDDLDASLQKAGSSLAKALGNKQYQLIIKHLLSEEGLGYGQLPKGLLKFHHYADHDRTPTYEHFVEGYLYALGAGKTVRLHFTVSPEHEEKFKAEVASIQPKLEREFDVKFDVSYSQQKKSTDTIAVNMDNTPFVDEDGSVLFRPAGHGALLENLNDIDADIIFIKNIDNVVPDRLKPTTKDYKIAIGGLLLDVQEKVFGALKRLDASKDESAVKLAEEVFTKDCSGKLPESYQKMSWDEKACFLHGKLNRPLRVCGMVKNTGEPGGGPFWVKEDDGSLSLQIAETAQIDLSDPKQKQILQSSTHFNPVDLVCATKDYKGQKFDLLKFRDMRTGFITEKSKSGRALKALELPGLWNGSMAGWNTIFVEVPLITFNPVKTVNDLLRDEHQN from the coding sequence ATGAATCAGGAGCTTGAAAAGCAGATTACAGCGCAGGGTATGTCCCTGGAGAATGTCAAGGAACAATTAAAAAACTTCCGGGAAGGCTTCCCATTCCTTCCGATTGTGGAAGCTGCCACCATTGGGAATGGCATAAAAGTTTTCTCAGACACGGAAATTAAATATTACCAGGATACTTATCCTTCAAAAATCGCAAAGAAAAAAATCGTGAAATTCGTTCCGGCAAGCGGTGCGGCTTCACGAATGTTTAAAGACCTATTTTCCTTTTTGGAAGGTGACGGGGATATTTCCAAAAGTGCTTTTGTTCAGAAATTCATCCAACAAATAGACCGCTTTGCCTTTTATGATGACCTGGACGCAAGTCTTCAAAAAGCTGGCTCTAGTCTGGCAAAAGCATTGGGTAATAAACAATATCAATTGATTATCAAACATTTACTGAGTGAAGAAGGCCTTGGCTATGGGCAACTTCCAAAAGGACTACTTAAATTCCATCATTACGCTGACCATGACAGGACTCCAACTTATGAGCATTTTGTAGAAGGGTATCTCTATGCTTTAGGTGCAGGAAAAACCGTCAGGTTACACTTCACAGTTTCTCCGGAACATGAAGAGAAATTCAAAGCAGAGGTGGCGTCCATTCAGCCCAAGCTGGAAAGGGAATTTGATGTGAAGTTTGATGTGTCCTATTCCCAACAAAAAAAATCAACTGACACCATTGCGGTAAATATGGACAATACCCCATTTGTGGATGAAGATGGTTCGGTACTTTTTAGGCCAGCAGGCCACGGGGCATTATTGGAAAACTTAAATGACATCGATGCTGATATTATATTCATCAAAAATATTGATAATGTCGTACCTGATCGTCTCAAACCAACAACAAAAGACTATAAAATCGCTATTGGGGGATTATTGTTGGATGTTCAGGAAAAAGTCTTCGGTGCCCTCAAAAGACTGGATGCTTCCAAAGATGAATCCGCTGTAAAATTGGCAGAAGAGGTCTTCACAAAAGATTGCAGTGGCAAGCTTCCTGAAAGCTATCAAAAAATGAGCTGGGATGAAAAGGCTTGTTTCCTTCATGGTAAGTTAAACCGCCCCCTTAGGGTTTGTGGAATGGTGAAGAATACGGGGGAACCCGGAGGAGGACCTTTCTGGGTGAAAGAAGATGATGGTTCACTTTCTTTACAGATTGCCGAAACCGCCCAAATAGATCTATCTGACCCAAAACAAAAACAGATTTTGCAATCTTCTACCCATTTCAACCCTGTGGACCTGGTCTGTGCCACGAAGGATTATAAAGGTCAGAAATTCGACCTTTTGAAATTCAGAGACATGAGGACAGGTTTTATCACAGAAAAATCAAAAAGTGGAAGGGCCTTGAAAGCCCTGGAATTGCCAGGCCTTTGGAACGGATCCATGGCAGGATGGAATACCATATTTGTAGAGGTGCCACTGATTACTTTTAATCCCGTAAAAACTGTCAACGATTTATTAAGAGATGAACATCAGAACTAA
- a CDS encoding ubiquinol-cytochrome c reductase iron-sulfur subunit encodes MTFSQLRIKQETLFTSCSEDDDTPGLPQAPSTGISVQGNQVIVNLDEATALNNQGGWALVTSARVLIVNIGNNRFSALTSVCTHSNCDRNWTFSNNVFTCTCHGSRFNTDGSVVNGPAIRPLTSFPTTLNGRTLTVDFG; translated from the coding sequence TTGACTTTCAGTCAATTAAGAATTAAACAAGAGACCCTTTTTACTTCATGTTCAGAAGATGATGATACCCCTGGTTTACCGCAAGCACCGAGTACTGGTATCAGTGTACAAGGGAATCAGGTGATTGTAAACCTGGATGAGGCTACAGCATTGAACAATCAGGGAGGCTGGGCTTTGGTTACTTCTGCCAGAGTGCTTATCGTGAATATAGGTAACAATCGTTTCAGTGCTTTGACTTCTGTTTGTACACATAGCAATTGTGATAGAAATTGGACGTTCTCCAATAATGTTTTTACATGTACCTGTCATGGTTCCAGGTTCAATACGGATGGATCAGTGGTGAATGGTCCCGCTATCCGACCTCTTACAAGCTTTCCTACTACTTTAAACGGCCGGACACTTACCGTTGATTTTGGATGA
- a CDS encoding IS1595 family transposase: MTILQFLQYFPDEESCEIYIKESREKAGICCKSCKSITKHYWFSGGKFFECSQCRRRSSLKSGTVMENSKISLHTWMLAFIFMSATKKGFSCLEFQRQVGLSRYDTAFRLMHKIRAMMGKRDSLYILNDMIEFDECFVEVATPKQVKQHLKRGKGSQRQAKVAVAAESTPLEDPKTGKKDRACGYYKMEVIGKVDADHVNKFIKKNAAGDIVLFTDKNTAYVDIADIVDTHYMVVSDKVSVNETLKWVHKGISNLKRNLLGIHHMITYKYLQNYLNEFVYKLNRRYFGERLFDRLIVAAVHPYVQ, encoded by the coding sequence ATGACGATACTTCAATTTCTACAATACTTTCCAGATGAAGAAAGCTGCGAAATTTATATCAAAGAGAGCAGAGAAAAGGCAGGCATATGCTGTAAAAGCTGCAAATCCATTACCAAGCATTACTGGTTCAGTGGTGGAAAATTCTTTGAGTGCAGTCAATGCAGAAGGAGGAGCTCCCTAAAAAGTGGAACAGTAATGGAAAACAGTAAGATATCTCTTCACACCTGGATGTTGGCTTTTATTTTCATGTCAGCTACTAAGAAGGGCTTTTCCTGTCTTGAATTCCAAAGGCAGGTTGGATTGTCAAGGTATGACACTGCCTTCAGACTGATGCATAAGATACGTGCCATGATGGGTAAAAGGGATTCCCTGTATATCTTAAATGACATGATTGAGTTTGATGAATGCTTTGTAGAAGTTGCAACTCCAAAACAGGTAAAACAGCATCTTAAACGAGGAAAAGGTAGCCAAAGACAGGCAAAAGTAGCTGTTGCTGCTGAATCTACCCCTCTTGAAGATCCCAAAACTGGAAAGAAGGACAGGGCATGTGGCTATTATAAAATGGAAGTAATCGGAAAAGTGGATGCAGATCATGTCAACAAATTCATTAAGAAGAATGCAGCTGGAGATATCGTCCTGTTTACCGACAAAAACACAGCCTATGTTGACATTGCAGATATTGTTGACACACATTATATGGTCGTTTCAGATAAAGTAAGTGTCAATGAAACCCTAAAATGGGTACATAAGGGAATCAGTAACCTAAAAAGAAATCTCTTGGGAATACATCACATGATCACGTATAAATATTTACAGAACTACCTCAATGAATTTGTCTATAAGCTTAACCGAAGATATTTTGGAGAAAGGTTATTTGACAGACTGATTGTTGCAGCTGTTCATCCTTACGTGCAGTAA
- a CDS encoding acyl-CoA thioesterase: protein MFEYNPEKHYPKETESRVVIRFQDCDPLQHLNNAKYFDYFFNAREDQVPKLYGLEMIDMIHKYKAAWVVYNHNISYVRPARVGEWVRIMSRLLWYNHNTVVLEYYMTDDTKKELKTVLWTTMRYVTIKEGKSTDHSGAVLDFLRATSENLDIANLTISERVKSLKQKLLEA from the coding sequence ATGTTTGAATACAACCCGGAAAAACACTATCCAAAAGAGACAGAAAGCAGGGTCGTCATCCGCTTTCAGGATTGCGATCCCCTTCAACACCTGAACAATGCCAAATACTTTGATTATTTTTTTAATGCCAGGGAGGATCAGGTCCCCAAACTCTATGGCTTGGAAATGATTGATATGATCCATAAATATAAAGCAGCTTGGGTGGTGTACAATCACAACATTTCTTATGTCAGACCGGCAAGGGTTGGTGAATGGGTCCGGATCATGAGCCGCCTGCTTTGGTATAATCACAATACGGTGGTATTGGAGTATTACATGACAGATGATACGAAAAAAGAACTCAAAACGGTGTTATGGACCACAATGCGTTATGTGACCATCAAAGAAGGGAAATCTACTGACCACTCAGGGGCTGTTCTTGATTTTCTTAGGGCTACTTCAGAAAATCTTGATATTGCCAATTTGACAATATCAGAAAGGGTTAAATCCCTGAAGCAAAAACTCTTGGAAGCTTGA
- the pxpB gene encoding 5-oxoprolinase subunit PxpB has protein sequence MDIRFFRTHSKLVEFIWPPLISEEILRALIKVQYYLEKEYGEGIKEIRKGYHTLSLRLQEDISEQDCQDLIEEFKRIPAEPQDEDAAKTWTIPVLYGGEFGKDLDQLAKIHKLKAEDVVQMHSENVYTLHFYGFLPGFMYLGGLNPHLYTKRKERPERLIPKGTVAIGGQQTGIYPQESPGGWYAIGSCPIPLFDIQKNPPVFARVGDLIRFKPIDLDTYRQIKEQVQQGNYKLKND, from the coding sequence ATGGATATCCGTTTTTTTAGAACACATAGCAAGTTGGTAGAATTTATCTGGCCCCCTTTGATTTCTGAGGAAATATTACGGGCTTTGATCAAGGTCCAATATTATCTGGAAAAGGAATATGGGGAAGGAATAAAGGAGATCAGAAAAGGATACCATACCCTTTCTTTAAGGCTTCAAGAAGATATTTCGGAACAGGACTGTCAAGACTTAATTGAAGAGTTTAAACGTATTCCTGCTGAGCCGCAAGATGAAGATGCTGCCAAAACCTGGACAATACCCGTATTATATGGCGGTGAATTTGGGAAAGACCTGGATCAGCTGGCAAAGATCCATAAACTCAAAGCAGAGGATGTGGTTCAAATGCACAGTGAAAATGTCTATACTTTACATTTCTACGGATTTCTCCCGGGCTTTATGTACTTGGGCGGACTGAATCCCCATTTGTACACCAAAAGAAAAGAAAGACCAGAAAGATTGATTCCCAAAGGAACTGTGGCCATTGGAGGACAGCAAACTGGAATATATCCACAGGAAAGCCCCGGAGGATGGTATGCCATAGGTTCATGCCCGATCCCTCTTTTTGATATCCAAAAAAATCCTCCGGTATTTGCCAGAGTGGGTGATTTGATTAGGTTCAAGCCAATCGATTTGGATACTTACAGGCAAATTAAAGAACAGGTTCAACAAGGGAATTATAAACTGAAAAATGATTAA
- a CDS encoding DUF3244 domain-containing protein — protein MKKILTMALIATLGLSGFANAGDESVEALTEVSNSNNRVKVILKEGLGKVRLEVLDLQGKKLHQQTVFVKNDVMVPYNLSELPVGQYQLKIEANNKGLEPEVAVFDLERKLTKEEIPLMAYRKNLDDDSIKLTVIGLDEPGVTVAIADRSGKKIFEEKIMQTGAFSKIYSFRNFKANDVSVQVTDAKGKSRIF, from the coding sequence ATGAAAAAGATTTTAACTATGGCATTGATCGCAACACTAGGTTTGAGCGGTTTTGCCAATGCAGGAGATGAAAGTGTTGAAGCTTTGACCGAGGTCAGCAATAGCAACAACCGTGTAAAGGTAATCCTGAAAGAAGGATTGGGAAAAGTCAGACTGGAAGTTTTGGATCTGCAAGGTAAGAAGTTACATCAGCAAACTGTTTTTGTGAAAAATGATGTGATGGTACCTTACAACCTTTCCGAGCTACCGGTAGGACAATATCAGTTGAAAATTGAGGCCAACAACAAAGGTTTGGAGCCAGAGGTCGCTGTCTTTGATTTGGAAAGGAAATTGACTAAAGAGGAAATACCCTTGATGGCTTACCGTAAAAACCTTGATGATGATTCCATCAAACTTACGGTGATTGGATTGGATGAACCGGGTGTGACAGTTGCCATAGCAGACCGCAGCGGTAAGAAGATTTTTGAAGAAAAAATCATGCAGACAGGAGCCTTTTCCAAAATCTATTCTTTCAGGAATTTTAAAGCCAATGATGTTTCGGTACAAGTGACCGATGCGAAAGGTAAGTCAAGAATTTTTTGA
- a CDS encoding YceI family protein gives MTEQGNVVFISKASLSEFEGKSDLLQGLIDLDKNLLDFYLDLNTLKTGIGLRDRHMRENYLETKKYPFAEFTGKIQEIPSLELGQERQVLAKGKFKIHGVEREIEVPGKLKMISSQELSLTADFKVLLSDYKISIPKVMFYELAEEQIVKIDAVLKKK, from the coding sequence TTGACTGAACAAGGCAATGTAGTTTTTATTTCCAAGGCTTCACTGAGCGAATTTGAAGGAAAATCAGATTTACTGCAGGGGCTAATTGATTTAGATAAAAACTTGTTGGACTTTTATCTGGATCTCAACACCTTAAAAACCGGTATTGGATTGAGGGACAGGCATATGAGGGAGAATTACTTGGAAACAAAAAAGTATCCTTTTGCTGAGTTTACAGGAAAAATACAGGAGATTCCAAGTTTGGAGCTTGGTCAGGAAAGACAAGTCCTTGCTAAAGGAAAATTCAAAATACATGGAGTTGAGCGGGAAATAGAAGTTCCTGGAAAGCTTAAAATGATTTCTTCACAGGAACTGAGCCTCACAGCAGATTTTAAAGTATTGCTTAGCGATTACAAAATATCTATCCCTAAGGTAATGTTTTATGAGCTGGCTGAAGAGCAGATAGTCAAAATCGATGCTGTCCTCAAGAAGAAATAA
- a CDS encoding biotin-dependent carboxyltransferase family protein, whose product MIKIPSYIHFTKPGLMTSIQDLGRFNLAQFGIPYSGAMDRYSLAQVNFLLQNKKGASVLEMANLGPEMVFERPTRIVFAGAEAEIIWNKKKNIKNGQILEIEEEDVIKIKNFKKGQWLYMGIQGGFETEEVAGSKSWYPNITPRDKIIKNDSICYLSEEERFYPSVEPKAKVRSDWYGNHQIHVYPGPEWHLLPHLLQNRILKKSFTISDLINRMAYQLKEEIANDLPQILTAPVYPGTVQLTPGGNLIILMRDAQVTGGYPRILQVDNFSLNVLSQKRAGDKIKFSIL is encoded by the coding sequence ATGATTAAAATCCCCTCTTATATCCATTTTACGAAGCCCGGACTAATGACGAGTATCCAAGATCTCGGACGTTTCAATCTTGCCCAGTTCGGAATCCCTTATTCGGGAGCCATGGACCGGTATTCCCTTGCCCAGGTAAATTTCTTATTGCAAAACAAAAAAGGGGCATCAGTCCTTGAAATGGCCAATTTGGGACCTGAAATGGTATTTGAAAGACCAACCAGAATTGTTTTTGCGGGCGCTGAAGCGGAAATCATTTGGAATAAAAAGAAAAACATCAAAAATGGGCAAATCCTTGAAATTGAAGAGGAAGATGTGATCAAAATCAAAAACTTCAAGAAAGGACAATGGCTATATATGGGGATTCAAGGCGGCTTTGAGACTGAAGAAGTGGCAGGGAGCAAAAGCTGGTACCCAAATATCACCCCTAGGGACAAAATCATCAAGAATGATTCCATTTGCTACCTATCAGAAGAAGAAAGGTTTTATCCTTCAGTGGAACCCAAAGCTAAAGTTAGATCCGATTGGTATGGAAACCACCAGATCCATGTTTACCCCGGACCAGAATGGCATCTGCTTCCCCATCTCCTACAAAATCGCATCCTGAAAAAATCGTTTACCATTTCTGATCTGATCAATAGAATGGCTTATCAACTCAAAGAAGAAATAGCCAATGATTTACCCCAGATATTGACTGCTCCGGTCTATCCCGGAACAGTTCAGCTTACCCCAGGAGGTAACCTGATCATCTTGATGCGGGACGCACAGGTCACAGGAGGTTATCCCAGGATATTGCAGGTGGACAATTTTTCATTGAATGTCCTGAGCCAAAAAAGAGCTGGTGACAAAATAAAATTTAGCATTTTGTAA